From the genome of Amycolatopsis granulosa:
TCCGCCGCACCGCGGCATCAGCGTGCTCCTGGCCGAGAAGGGCCCGGGGTTCCACGTCTCGCGCGACCTGCCCAAGCTCGGCTACAAGGGTGTGGAGAGCTGCGAGCTGACCTTCGACGACCTGCGCGTGCCCGCTTCGGCGGTGCTGGGCGGTGTGGAGGGGCACGGATTCGCGCAGATGATGCGCGGGCTGGAGATCGGCCGCATCCAGGTCGCCGCCCGCGCGCTGGGTGTGGGCCGGGCCGCGCTGGAGGACTCGCTGCGCTACGCCCAGGAGCGCGAAACGTTCGGCAAGCCGATCTGGCAGCACCAGTCCATCGGCAACTACCTGGCCGACATGGCCACCAAGCTCGAAGCCGCCCGCCAGCTCGTGCACCACGCCGCCCGCCGCTACGACTCCGGTGAGCGGGCCGACCTGGAGTGCGGGATGGCGAAGCTGTTCGCCTCCGAGACCGCGATGGAGATCGCGCTGAACGCCGTGCGGATCCACGGCGGCTACGGCTACTCCACCGAATTCGACGTGGAACGCTACTTCCGCGACGCGCCGCTGATGATCGTCGGTGAGGGCACCAACGAAATCCAGCGCACCGTCATCGCCCGCCAGCTCGTCCGCCGCCACCCGATCCGATAGGGACCCCGATGCTCGCTCCCGACACCGTCGAACGCACCGAAGTCCTGGTACCCGGTCCGGCGCAGGCCCTCGGCGCGCTGCTGGACGTCCCGGTGCCCGACCTCGGCCGCGAGGGGCTGCCGCTGCTGTGGCACTGGCTCTACCTGCTGGACCGGCCCGCGCAGGCGGATCTGGGCCCGGACGGCCACCCGGTCCGCCACTGCGTGCCGGCGCCGCCCGGTCCGGGACGGCGGCGCATGTGGGCGGGCGGGCGCGTCCGGACCGAGGGGGCGCTGCGGTGCGGTGCACCGGCGACGCGGCGCACCCGGGTGCTGTCCGTCCACGACAAGCAGGGCCGCTCGGGGCCGCTGACGTTCGTGGTGGTCGGGCAGCGGATCGAACAGGACGGCCGGCTCGTGGTCGAGGAGCAGCAGGACATCGTGTACCGCCCGGTCACCGCGGCGGCGTTGCCCGCCGGGGCGGGCTCGGAGGTGCTGCCGCCCGGACCGGGCGAGTGGGCGATCGAGGTGACCCCGACGCTGCTGTTCCGCTTCTCCGCACTGACCTACAACGCGCACCGGATCCACTACGACCGCGACTACGCGCGCCAGGTCGAGGGCTACCCCGGGCTGCTCACCCACGGGCCGCTGCAGGCGATCGCGATGGCCGAGGCGGCGCGCGCCACCGGGTGCGGCGGCGATCAGGTCTTCGAGTACCGGCTCGTCGCACCGCTGTTCGACCACCAGGGCCTGGTGGCCGGTGCGGTCGCGGGGCCGGCGGGGACCACCACGGCGGTGCGGGACGTGCACGGCCGCCGCACCGCGACCGGAACCGTGCGGAGCGCGCGATGACCGAGCCGGTGGCGGATGCCCGGAGCCTGCTGTTCGTGCCGGGTCACCGCCCGGACCGGTTCGCCAAGGCCGCGGCCACCGGGTGCGACCTGGTCGTGCTCGACCTGGAGGACGCGGTGGGCCCGGACCGCAAAGCCGGCGCGCGCGAGCACGTCCGGTCCTGGCTGGACGCGGGTCACGCCGCCGTGGTGCGGATCAACGCGCCCGGCACGCCCTGGTTCGACGCCGACCTGGCGGCGGTCGCCGGGCGCGCCGCGGCGGTGATGGTGCCCAAGGCCGAGGACCGCGCGGTGCTGGACGCGCTCGCCGACCGCGGGGCGGGTCCGGTGATCCCGCTGATCGAGACCGCGCTGGGCGTCACCCGGGCGGTGGAGGTGTGCGGCGCGGATCCGGTGGTGCGGCCCGCGTTCGGCAGCGTCGACCTGGCGGCGCAGCTCGGCGTCGACCACCGCTCGCACGCGGCGCTGCGGCACGCGCGGTCCGCGGTCGTGCTCGCCGCGGCCGCGGCCGGGTGCGCCGCCCCGGTCGACGGCGTCACCACCGCCCTGGACGACCCGGCGGTGCTGCGCGCCGACGTCGCGCACGCGATCGAGCTCGGGTTGACCGGCAAGTTGTGCATCCACCCACGCCAGGTGACCGCGGTGAACGACGCGTTCCGCCCCGGCGAAGCCGAGACCCGCTGGGCGCGGGAGGTGCTGGCGTCGGTGACCGACGGCTCCGTCGGGGTCCACAATGGTCAGATGGTGGACCGCCCGGTGATCCGCCGCGCGGAGGCGATCCTGGCCCGCGCGCGCCGGACCGGGTAGTCGTCGTGCCGGTGCCACCACCGGTACGGCGGCGGCACGGTCCGGCCCGGACGTGCGGTCAGCGCTGGTTCTTCTCCTTCTGGCGCGCGGCCTCCTTTCGCACGTCCGCCTGCAGGGCGCGCTCGCGCTGGAGCCACTCGGGGTTCTCGGTCCTGAGGGCGTCGATCTGCTCGCTGGTCAGCGGGTCGGTGATCCCGCCGCGGGCCAGGCCGCCGATCGACACGCCCAGCTTCGCCGCGACCACCTGGCGCGGGTGCGGCCCGTTGCGGCGCAGGTCCCGCAGCCACTCCGGCGGGTCGCTCTGCAGGGCGTTCAGCTCGTCGCGCGAGACGACACCCTCCCGGAACTGCGCCGGGGTGGCTTCGAGGTACACGCCCAGCTTCTTCGCCGCCGTCGCCGGCTTCATCGTCTGGGGGGTCTTCTGCGACGTCATGCCGTCCAGCGTATCCGCCGCGGTCACGGCCGGTAGCCTGGCGTGGTGACCGAGCCGGACGCCGCCCCCTCCTTCACGCTCGGCTACGTACCGGGGGTGACGCCCGGCAAGTGGGTGCGGATCTGGCAGGAACGCACCCCCGGCGTCCCGCTCGAGCTGGTGCAGGTCGGTGCCGCCGAGGCGGCCGGCCGGGTGCGCGAGCGCGAGCTCGACGCGGTGCTGCTGCGCCTGCCGACGGACCGCACCGGGCTGCACGCCATCCCGCTCTACACGGAGACGACCGTGGTGGTGGTCCCCAAGGACCACGTGGTGACCGCGGCGGACGAGGTGCACACCGGCGACCTGGCCGACGAACTGGTGCTGCACCCGCTGGACGACACGCTCGGCTGGGCGCGCCCGCCGGGCCGGCCGGCCCTCGACCGGCCCGCCACCACGGCCGACGCGATCCAGCTGGTCGCGGCCGGGGTGGGCGTGCTCGTCGTGCCCCAGTCGCTCGCCCGGCTGCACCACCGGCGCGACCTCACCTACCGGCCGGTGGCCGACGCCCCGCAGTCGCAGGTGGCGCTGTCCTGGCTCGAGGACGAGACGACCGACCTGGTGGAGCAGTTCATCGGGATCGTGCGCGGCCGGACGGTCAACAGCACCCGCGGCCGCCCGCCCGCGCCGAAGCAGTCGAAGGCGAAACGCCCCGCGGCCGACGAGCGCAAGCCCGCGCCGCGCCGGAACCAGCCCCGCGGCGCGTCCCGTGGGGGCCGCCGCGGCAAACCCCGCCGCCGCTGACCGGCCGTTCGCCGCACCGGGTGCGCCCGCTTGCCGCCAACCGGTTTCTCCGTCACCGATTCCCTGCCAACATCGTGGGAATGAACCAGCCTCTGCGTCCGGGCCTGCGGCAGCGACACGTCCGGATGATCGCCCTCGGCGGGATCATCGGTGCCAGCCTGTTCGTCGGCAGCGGCGCCGTGGTGCACACGGTCGGCCCGGCGGCGATCCTGTCCTACGCCCTCGGCGGGCTGCTCGTCGTGCTGGTGATGCGGATGCTCGGTGAGATGGCGACCGCCTCCCCGGCGCTCGGCTCGTTCATGGAGTACGCCCGGGAAGCGCTCGGCGGCTGGGCCGGCTTCGCGATCGGCTGGCTGTACTGGTACTTCTGGGTCGGGGTGGTGGCGTTCGAGGCGGTGGCCGGGGCGAAGATCCTCGTCGGCTGGCTGCCGGCGGTGCCCCAGTGGGTGTTCTCGCTCGCCCTGATGCTGCTGCTGACCGCGACCAACCTGGCCTCGACGCGGTCGTTCGGCGAGACCGAGTTCTGGCTGGCGTCGGTCAAGGTCACCACGATCGTGGTGTTCCTGGTGATCGGGGTGCTGTTCGTGCTGGGGCTGTGGCCGCACGCCACGTTCTCGGTCGGCAACGTCGCGCTCGACGGGTTCTTCGCCACCGGCGGGTTCGCCGTCGTGCACGGCGTGGTGATCGTGATCTTCTCCTACTTCGGCACCGAGATCGTCACCATCGCGGCCGCCGAGTCGGCCGAACCGGCGAAGGCGGTGGCGAAGGCGACCGCCGCGACGGTGTGGCGCGTCATCCTGTTCTACGTCGGGTCGATCACGCTCATCGTGATGATCACACCGTGGCGCGAGGTGCCCAGCGACACCAGCCCGTTCGCGGCGGCGTTCGGGCGGTTCGGCATCCCGGCGGCGGAGACGATCGTCAGCGCCGTGGTCCTGACCGCCGCGCTGTCCGTGCTCAACTCGGGCCTGTACACCGCCTCCCGCATGCTGTTCGCGCTGCGCCGCCACCGCTGGGCGCCCCGCTGGGTCGCCGACGTCAACCGGCGCGGCGTGCCGTGGAAGGCGATCCTGCTGTCCACTGTGGTCGGTTACGTGGCGGTGGTGATGAGCTACGTCGCGCCGGCCACCATCTTCTGGTTCATCATCAACTCCGCCGGCGCGGTGGCGCTGTTCGTCTACGCGTTCATCGCCGGCTCACAGCTGCGCATGCGCCGCGAGCTGGAACGGATCAGCCCCGAGCGGCTGACGCTGCGCATGTGGGGTTACCCGTGGCTGAGCCGGCTCACCCTGGTGGCCACCCTCGCCGTGGTGGTCTCGATGCTGTTCGTCGGCGCCGCCCGGTCCCAGCTCTACCTCAGCGTGCTCAGCCTCGCGGTGATCCTGCTGGTGTACCCGCTGGTCCGGCGCCACGTCGCGGACCAGCCCGCCGGCCGGCGGTGACGCGCACTTCCGCGGCGGCCGGGTGGTGGCGGATACTCGGGCATGGCCTACGACCCCGAGCTCGCCGACCGCATCCGGGAACTGCTGTCCGGCGCCGAGGGCATCACCGAGAAACGGATGTTCGGCGGACTGGCGTTCCTGGTGCACGGCAACATGGCAGTCGCCGCACGGTCGCAGGGCGGACTGCTGGTGCGCGTCGACCCCGCGGAGGGTGAAAAGCTGCTGGGCGAGGATGTCCGGCCGATGGTGATGCGCGGGCGCGAGATGCCCGGGTGGCTCGAAGTGGACCCCGGCGCGGTGCGTGATCGCCGCGGCCTCGAACGCTGGGTCACCTCGGGGCTGTCCTACGCGCGCGGACTGCCGGCGAAGGCGTAACGCGGCGGAATCGCCGGCGCCGCATGCCGTCCTGACTCCACGGCACGTTCCCCGGTGGCGGCGACGTCACCGCAGGCGGGCGAGGACGAGGTAGCGTTCGGCACCGTCGTCGATGGCGTCGAGGTGCCATCCGGCCGCGGTGAGCGCGGCGCGGATGTTCGGTTCGGCGCGCAGGTCCCCGGCGGTCAGCTCGCGGCCCTGCCGCCGGGTGAGTGCCGCCCGGCCGACGGGGTGGAACAGGGCGAGGCGGCCGCCCGGACGGCACACCCGGGCCAGCTCACGCAGCCCGGCGACCGGGTCGGCGAGGTGCGTGACCAGGCCCGCGGCGAACACCGCGTCCAGTGCCCCGGTGGCGAGGGGCAGGTGCAGGGCGTCGCCGAGCACGAGAGCCGCGAGGTTTTGCCGTCCCCGGGCGGCGGCCTCGTGGAGCATTTCGGGCGTCACGTCGAGCCCGATGACGGTGCCGTCCGGGCCGACGGCGTCCCGCAGTTCCGGCAGGGCACGCCCGGTGCCGCACGCGATGTCCGCGACCGCGCCCCCGCGCGGTGGCGCCAGCTCGGTGACCGCGGCCCGGTAGCGCGGGCCGTCGTCGGGGAAGCGGGTCTCCCAGGTCGCCGCCCGCGGCCCGAAGAACGCCCGGGTCGCGGCCAGGCCGGTCGGTGGCACGCGCATACGGCAGCCTAACCACCACCCGGGTGGCGGGGTCCATCAGCGCCACCCGCCCGGCCGCGGCGCGCTCACCCCCGCCGGACGGTGCCCTCGACCACCGCCGCGGACACGGATTCGGCCACCCGCGCCACGGCCTCCCCCGGCACGCCGGGCATCCGGGCCAGCATCAGCCGTCGTTGTTCGGCCGGCCCGCCGTGCACCGGCAGGACCCGCACGCCCGGTGGCACGACCGCCGCGAGCGACGCGGGCACCGTCGTGATGCCACAGCCGGCGGCGACCAGCTGCAGCTTCGCCAGCCAGTCGCGCGCCGTGTGCGTGACCTCCGCCCGCTCGTCCAGCCCCGGCCACACCCCCATCAGCCCGTCCCGCCCGGTGCCCGCGATCCACCGTTGCCCGCGCAGGTCCGCGAGGTCGGCGAACTCACCACGAGCGAGCGGGTGCGCGGCCGGCACGGCCACGCACAGGCCGCGTTCGGCCAGCGTGGACAGCACCAGCGCCGGCGTTTCGTCGTCCGGCGGGCGGAACGGCGGCGTGGCGGCGAGCAGCGCCAGGTCGAGCGTGCCGGCCCGCAGCGCCCGCACCAGCGCGGGGGTGCTGCCCTCACGGGTGACCACGGTGATCCCGGGGTGAGCCGCGCGTACCGCGGCGAGCGCGCGTGGCACCAGCGTCGCTCCGGCGGTGGGGAACCACCCGAGCCGCACGGTGGCCCGCTCGTCGGGCAGCCCGGCCAGCTCGCGGGCGGTGGCGTCGATCTGGTCGACGACGGTCGCGGCGCGGCGGACCACGACACGCCCCGCGGCGGTCAGCCGCACCCCGTCGTGCCGCCGCTCCAGCAGGGGCACCCCCGCCGCCCGTTCCAGCGCCGCGATCTGCCGGGAGACGGCGGACTGGGTGTAACCGAGCGCGGCCGCCGCCGCGGTGAGCGTCCCCCGCTCGGCCACCTCCCGGAACACGCGCAGCGCGGTCAGCGACGCATCGGTGAAGGCCATGCCGAACAGGAATACCCCCGTTGACGGACTTTCGCTACCCGAATGGCTCGCGCGTTCCTAGCGTGGTGACCATGAACGACACACCGAAGGTCGCCGTCGTCACCGGAGCCACCCAGGGCCTGGGTCTCGCCCTCGTGGAAGGGCTCGCGCAGCGACTGTCCCCCGCCGACACCGTCTACCTCACCGGCCGGGACGCCGGCCGCGTGCAGGAGGCGGTGGAGGCCGCGCCCGCGGGCGGCGCCCAGATCCGCGGGGAAGTCTTCGACGTCGCCGACCCGGACGCCGCCGGCCGGTTCGCCGGTCTGCTGCGCGAGCGGCACGGCGGGGTCGACATCGTGTTCGGCAACGCCGTGATGCGGGTGGGCCCGGACGACGATCCGCGCGACGTCATCGAGCCCTACACCCAGGTGAACAACTTCGGCACCACCCGCCTGTTGCGCGCGTTCGCACCGCTCGTCCGGGACGGGGGCAGCCTGATCGTCGTGGCGAGCCGCCTGGGGACGCTGTACCAGCTCGCGCCCGTGCTGCATCACCACTTCGACGGCCTGACCACGCTCGACGAGGTGGACGAGCAGGTCGCGGCGTGGCGGGACGCGGTCGCCGACGGCAGCGCCCGCGCCGGCGCGTGGCCCGGGTTCGTGAACATCCCGTCCAAGATCGGCCAGGTCGCCGCGGTGCGCGCGCTGGCCGCCCAGCGGCGCGCCGACGACCTCGCGCGCGGAATCCTCGTCGCGGCGGTGTGCCCCGGCATGATCAACACTCCGACCTCCTCGCTGTGGTGGGACGTCAGCGACGCACCCACGCCAGCCCAGGCCGCGGTCCCGCTGCTGGACCTCGCGCTGGAGCCGGTGAAGCCGGAGCACTACGGCGAGCTCGTGCGCCACGGGCAGGTGGTCCCGTGGTCACCGGGATATCATCAATCCTGATGCTGTAACAGCGGCCATGCCGGTGCGTGATGCCGCGCCTGATGCCACAGTGGGACGGGGATGGACTTCAAGCAGCCCAGGGCCCTCGTGACCGTGGCCGAGGTGGGCAGCGTGACGCGCGCGGCCGAGCTGCTGCACCTGGTCCAGCCCGCGGTCACCCGGCAGATCAAGGCACTGGAAGCGGAACTCGGGGTGCCGCTGTTCGACCGGACCTGGCAGGGCATGCGCCCCACCGAGGCGGGTGTGACGATGGCCGAACGCGCGCGGCGGGCCCTGACCGAGCTCGACCGCGCCCGCGCCGAGGTCGCGCCCGCCCGCGGCGCCGTCACCGGCATCGTCACGCTCGGTCTGCTGGAGAGCGCGGCCGGGCTGATCGCCGAGCCGCTCACCTCCGCGGTCCTGCGCGCCCACCCGGGCATCGAACTGCGCCTGCAGACCGGCTACTCCGGGCACCTGCGGCGCTGGCTGGACGAGGGCGACCTCGACGTGAGCCTGCTGTACGACATCACCGACTCGCCGTCGCTGACCGTGACCCCAGTGGTGCGGGAACGGCTGTGGGTGCTCGCTCCCCCGGCCGCGGGGCTCGATCCGCAGCGGCCGGTGTCGTTCGCGCGGATCGCGCGGGACCCGCTCGTGCTGCCCTCGCCGGGGCACGGGCTGCGCAGCCTGATCGACACCGCGGCCCGCCAGGCCGGGGCCGAGCTGATCCCGAGCGTGCAGACCAATTCGATGCCGCTGCAGAAGAGGCTGGTGCTCGCCGGGCACGGCTGGACGATCCTGCCCGGTGTCGGGATCGCCGGGGACATCGCGGCCGGCCGGCTCACCGGCGCCCCGGTGCGCGAACCGGAGGTGTGGCGCTCGATCGCCGTGGCCCGGCCGCGGTCCGGACGGGTGCCGCCCGCGGTCGACGTGGTCGCCCGCGAACTGCTGTGCCAGGTCCGCGCGGCCGTCGCGGACGGCCGGTGGCCGTCGGCGGAGCCGCTCATCGGGGACGGCGGACGATGATCGTCGCGCACGCGGCGGACGGCACGCCGCTGGCGGCCCAGTCCGAGGGCACCGGACGGCCGCTGGTACTGCTGGCCGGCCAGGCCAACGACCACACGTGGTGGGACGCCGTCCGGGGTGATTTCCCGTACACCGTCACGGTCGACTACCGCGGCACCGGCGCGAGCGGCAAGCCGGACGCGCCGTACTCGACTCCGCTGTTGGCCGACGACGTGATCGCCGTGCTGGACGAGCTGGGCATCGAGCGGGCCGACGTGTACGGGACCTCGATGGGCGGCCGGGTCGCGCAGTGGATCGCGATCCGCTACCCGGAGCGGGTGCGGCGGCTGGTCCTGGGCTGCACCTCGCCCGGCGGGCCGCATGCGGTGGAGCGGTCGGCGGAGGTGCGCCGGGCACTGATGCGGCCGGACGCCCGGGAGACGCTGGCCGACCTGATGTACACGCCGGCGTGGCGCGCGACGCATCCCGGCCCGTACCGCACCCTCGGCGATCCGGCGATGCCTCCGCACGCCCGCCGCCACCACCTGCGGGCCAGCGACCAGCACGACGCGTGGGACGCGCTCCCCCGCATCAGCGCGCCGACGCTGATCCTGCACGGTGACGACGACGGACTGGCCCCGGTTGCGAACGCCACGCTGCTGGCCGAGCGCATCCCGGACGCGCGGGTGCACGTCCTGCCCGGCGCGCGGCACGGGTACTTCGAGGAGTGCCGCCCGCACGCATCCGAGCTGGTCCGGGGCTTCCTCGCCTGACCCGTCACCCGAAGGGGCGACAATCAGCCGCCACCGCAGTGCCCCAGCGGTGCCCCAGGCCTCGTGCATTTCCGGCGCCGCCGGAGAAGAATCCGGGCACGGGCTGTCGAGTTCCGGGCATCCCGTTCGTCATCCTCTGCGGAGCCAGAACCGGGAGGGACCGATGCGCTACCTGCTGATGATCTACGACTGCGACCGGCCGGAACCGGACGATCCCGGCTTCGCCGGCGCGCTGGCCCGGGTGGCCGCGTTCGCCGACGAGCTGCGGCGGCGCAACGCGCTGGTGTCCGGCGATCCGGTGGCGGACGAGCGCAGCGCGACGACCGTGGCCGTGCGGGACGGGCGGACGCTGATCACCGACGGGCCGTTCGCCGAGACCCACGAGCACCTGGGCGGCTACTACGTCCTGGACTGCCGGGACCTCGACGAGGCGCTGGAGCTCGCAGCGCTGTGTCCGATGGCCGAGACCGGGACGATCGAGGTGCGGCCGCTGGTGCGGGTACCGGGCGTCGACCACCGCCCGGCCGGACATGCGACGTCCCCGGCCGGCTGATCCGGTGCTCGCGGTCGAGCAGGTCTACCGCGAGCACCGGACCCGGATGCTGGCCGCGCTGGTGCGGGTGCTCGGCGACTTCGAGCCGGCCGAGGACGCGCTGCAGGACGCGTGCGCGCTCGCCTTGCGCGCCTGGCGGGACGCGGTGCCCGCCGATCCCGTCGCGTGGCTGCTCACCGCCGCCCGCAACCGCGTCGTGGACCGGTGGCGCCGCGACCGCGTGGGCCGGGAGAAGGAGGAGCGGGCCGGGGACCCGCGACCGGTGATGACCGATTTCGACGAGGAGCGCCTGCTCGCCGTCGGCGACGAACGGCTGAGCCTGATCTTCACCTGCTGCCACCCCGCCCTGGCGCCGGAGGCCCGGGTGGCGCTCACCCTGCAGGCCGTGGCCGGGCTGACCGCCGCCGAGATCGCGCGGATGTTCCTGGTGCCCGAGGCGACACTCGCGCAGCGGCTGGTGCGGGCCAAGCGCAAGATCCGGGACGCCGGGATCTCCTTCGCGGTGCCGCCCGACCACCTGCTCCCGGAACGGCTGTCCGGCGTCCTCTCGGTGATCTACCTGATCTACACCCACGGCTACACGGCGCCACCCGGGGGCGGGGACGCACCGCGGGCGGAGGCGATCCGGCTCGCCAAGCTCGTCGCGGCCCTGATGCCCGACGAGCCCGAGGCGCTCGGCCTGCTCGCGCTGCTGCTGTTGCACGACTCGCGCGCCGGTGCCCGGCAGTCCCCCGACGGCGGTCTGGTCCTGCTGGCCGACCAGGACCGCCGGGAGTGGCACGCGGGCGGGATCGCGGAGGCGGTCCGCGTGCTGGACCGGGCGTTGCGGCTCGGGGCTCCCGGCCCGTACCAGATGCAGGCCGCCATCGCCGCGCTGCACGCCCAGGCCCCCTGCGCCGAGGAGACGGACTGGCCGCGCATCGCCGCGCTCTACGGCGAATTGCTGCGGGTGGCGCCGTCGCCGGTGGTGGCGCTCAACCACGCGGTCGCCGTCGCGATGAGCGACGGGCCCGCGGCCGGGCTGGCGCTGCTCGACCGGATCGACGGTCTCGACCGGTACCACCTGCACCACGCCGCGCGGGCCGACCTGTTGCGCCGGCTGGGCCGCACCGCCGAAGCCGTCACGGCCTACCGGCGGGCACACGAACTGGCCGCCAACCCGGCCGACCGACGGTTCCTGGCCGCGCGGCTGGCCGCCCTCGACCCAGGGGAGTCCCGATGAGACTGTCCATTCTCGACCACGGTCACCGGTTGCGGGCCCGGCTGTTCTTCGCCGCGACCGGACGGGACGCCCCGGACATCGTGCGAACCCTGCTGTACCGGCCGGACTTCTTCGCCCGGCCGCTGCTGGAGATCACCGCACCCGCGATGCGCGGCCCGTCGTTCTGGAGCGCGGCCGAACGCGAGTACCTGGCGATGACCACCGCGCGCCGGTACCGTTGCCCGTTCTGCATCGACTCGCACACCGAGCTGGTCCGCATCGCCGGCAACGGCGAGCTCGACCCGGCCGCGGTGCGCCCCGAGCTGGTCGCGGTCCGCGCGTTCCTGGACGGCACGCACACCGGTGAGGCGGAGCGCCCCGCGCTGCCCGAGCACGCGGTGCGTGAAGCCCTGCACGTCGACCTGGTGTGGAACGTGGTGAACCGGCTGGCCAACGCGTTCGGGTTCACCCTGCGCGGCGACCAGCTGCACCGCGGCACGCGGGCGCTGCACCGGTTCGGCTACCGCTTCCCGGGCTTCCTCCTCGCCGGCGGCGACCACACCGACCAGGGCGACCCGGTGGCGAACCTGCGGCACGCCGTGTTCGAGGCGCCCGCGGTCACCCCGCCGTCGCTGCGGCTGGCCGCCGGGACCGGCGCCGCGGTGCCGGAACCGTGGCGGGCCTACACGACACTGGTGCGGGAGGCCTCCGACCGGATCACCGGCGCCGACATCGCGCGGCTGCCCGGCAGCGAGGACGAGATCTTCGAGGTGACGGTCGCGGCGGCGGTCGGCGCCGCGCTGGCGGCCTTCGACACCGGCCTGCGCGTCCTGCACAGCGGGCCCGCGCCGTCCGCCGGCGGTGGCAGGATGGGGGCATGAGCAACGTCGAGGCCGACCCCGCCGAGCTGGTGTGCGGGGACCGGCCCGCGCCCGCGAGCACCCTGACCGTGCTGGCCCCGCGGGACGTCCCCCTCGGCGGGCCCCGCGCGATGCGGGTACGGCGCACCCTGCCGCAGCGGCAGCGGTCGCTGATCGGAGCGTGGTGCTTCGCCGACCACTACGGCCCCGAGGACGTCGCGGTGACCGGTGGGATGGATGTCGCCCCGCACCCGCACACCGGGTTGCAGACCGTGAGCTGGTTGTTCAGCGGCACGATCGAGCACCGGGACAGCCTCGGCACCCACGCCGTGGTCCGGCCCGGCGAGCTGAACCTGATGACCGGCGGTCACGGCATCGCGCACTCCGAGGTGTCCACACCGGACACCACGACGCTGCACGGCGTCCAGTTGTGGATCGCCCTGCCCGGCGAGCACCGGCACGCCGCGCGGGACTTCCGGCACTACGTCCCGCCGGTCGTCACGGTGCCGGGCGCCACGGTCCGCGTCTTCCTCGGCAGCCTCGCCGGGAGCACCTCCCCGGTCCCGGCGTGCACGCCGCTGCTCGGCGCGGAACTCACCCTCGATCCCGGTGCGCGCCTGGTGCTCGATGTCGATCCGGGGTTCGAACACGGTGTCCTGCAGGACACCGGCAGCGTCACGATCGACGGCACCGCGCTCGCCACCGGCGACCTCGCCTACCTCGCACCCGGTCTGAGCCGGCTGGAGCTGACCGGCCACGACGCGGGACCGGCCCGGGTCCTGCTGATCGGTGGCGTGCCGTTCACCGAGGAGATCGTGATGTGGTGGAACTTCGTCGGACGATCACACGACGAGATCGTGCAGGCCCGCGAGGACTGGATGAAGGGAACTCGTTTCGGCGAGGTGCACGGCTACGACGGCGCTCCGCTACCCGCGCCAGAGCTGCCGAACGCACCCTTGAAACCCCGAGGAAGCAAGCGCTGACCTGCGAGAACAGGGGCCGTACGCCAAGAAGCCGTGATTGCTTCCGCGCCTGCCGGGCAACCTGGGAATCCCACGGCGTCCGCGTTCGGCACCAGCCGCACGCATCCCCTTTCCAACGTACGGGCATCTGCGGGCAGCTTCGGCCG
Proteins encoded in this window:
- a CDS encoding acyl-CoA dehydrogenase family protein, which encodes MDGLTEDEAAIAAVVADWVAREVRPVVRDLEHANAYPEQLVEAMKQMGIFGLAIPEPWGGAAVSAQCYAVVTEELARGWMSLAGAMGGHTVVAKLLLAHGTREQQDRYLPRMATGELRATMALTEPGGGSDLQALRTTARRDGDEYVVTGSKTWITNARRSDLVALLCKTDPRADPPHRGISVLLAEKGPGFHVSRDLPKLGYKGVESCELTFDDLRVPASAVLGGVEGHGFAQMMRGLEIGRIQVAARALGVGRAALEDSLRYAQERETFGKPIWQHQSIGNYLADMATKLEAARQLVHHAARRYDSGERADLECGMAKLFASETAMEIALNAVRIHGGYGYSTEFDVERYFRDAPLMIVGEGTNEIQRTVIARQLVRRHPIR
- a CDS encoding HpcH/HpaI aldolase/citrate lyase family protein: MTEPVADARSLLFVPGHRPDRFAKAAATGCDLVVLDLEDAVGPDRKAGAREHVRSWLDAGHAAVVRINAPGTPWFDADLAAVAGRAAAVMVPKAEDRAVLDALADRGAGPVIPLIETALGVTRAVEVCGADPVVRPAFGSVDLAAQLGVDHRSHAALRHARSAVVLAAAAAGCAAPVDGVTTALDDPAVLRADVAHAIELGLTGKLCIHPRQVTAVNDAFRPGEAETRWAREVLASVTDGSVGVHNGQMVDRPVIRRAEAILARARRTG
- a CDS encoding TfoX/Sxy family protein, whose protein sequence is MAYDPELADRIRELLSGAEGITEKRMFGGLAFLVHGNMAVAARSQGGLLVRVDPAEGEKLLGEDVRPMVMRGREMPGWLEVDPGAVRDRRGLERWVTSGLSYARGLPAKA
- a CDS encoding LysR substrate-binding domain-containing protein, with the translated sequence MTEPDAAPSFTLGYVPGVTPGKWVRIWQERTPGVPLELVQVGAAEAAGRVRERELDAVLLRLPTDRTGLHAIPLYTETTVVVVPKDHVVTAADEVHTGDLADELVLHPLDDTLGWARPPGRPALDRPATTADAIQLVAAGVGVLVVPQSLARLHHRRDLTYRPVADAPQSQVALSWLEDETTDLVEQFIGIVRGRTVNSTRGRPPAPKQSKAKRPAADERKPAPRRNQPRGASRGGRRGKPRRR
- a CDS encoding class I SAM-dependent methyltransferase; translated protein: MRVPPTGLAATRAFFGPRAATWETRFPDDGPRYRAAVTELAPPRGGAVADIACGTGRALPELRDAVGPDGTVIGLDVTPEMLHEAAARGRQNLAALVLGDALHLPLATGALDAVFAAGLVTHLADPVAGLRELARVCRPGGRLALFHPVGRAALTRRQGRELTAGDLRAEPNIRAALTAAGWHLDAIDDGAERYLVLARLR
- a CDS encoding DUF5997 family protein; protein product: MTSQKTPQTMKPATAAKKLGVYLEATPAQFREGVVSRDELNALQSDPPEWLRDLRRNGPHPRQVVAAKLGVSIGGLARGGITDPLTSEQIDALRTENPEWLQRERALQADVRKEAARQKEKNQR
- a CDS encoding FAS1-like dehydratase domain-containing protein, giving the protein MLAPDTVERTEVLVPGPAQALGALLDVPVPDLGREGLPLLWHWLYLLDRPAQADLGPDGHPVRHCVPAPPGPGRRRMWAGGRVRTEGALRCGAPATRRTRVLSVHDKQGRSGPLTFVVVGQRIEQDGRLVVEEQQDIVYRPVTAAALPAGAGSEVLPPGPGEWAIEVTPTLLFRFSALTYNAHRIHYDRDYARQVEGYPGLLTHGPLQAIAMAEAARATGCGGDQVFEYRLVAPLFDHQGLVAGAVAGPAGTTTAVRDVHGRRTATGTVRSAR
- a CDS encoding amino acid permease yields the protein MNQPLRPGLRQRHVRMIALGGIIGASLFVGSGAVVHTVGPAAILSYALGGLLVVLVMRMLGEMATASPALGSFMEYAREALGGWAGFAIGWLYWYFWVGVVAFEAVAGAKILVGWLPAVPQWVFSLALMLLLTATNLASTRSFGETEFWLASVKVTTIVVFLVIGVLFVLGLWPHATFSVGNVALDGFFATGGFAVVHGVVIVIFSYFGTEIVTIAAAESAEPAKAVAKATAATVWRVILFYVGSITLIVMITPWREVPSDTSPFAAAFGRFGIPAAETIVSAVVLTAALSVLNSGLYTASRMLFALRRHRWAPRWVADVNRRGVPWKAILLSTVVGYVAVVMSYVAPATIFWFIINSAGAVALFVYAFIAGSQLRMRRELERISPERLTLRMWGYPWLSRLTLVATLAVVVSMLFVGAARSQLYLSVLSLAVILLVYPLVRRHVADQPAGRR